The Tolypothrix sp. NIES-4075 genome segment AGAAGAATCTTATAAGACCTAAGTTAACTGTAGGTGTAAAACAGATAAAGCTTGAGTTAAGGCTCTTTATAGAGAGTGGAGATGGCAGGGTGAACGCATATTATAGCAACAGTTTCAGCTACTTGGCACTCTTGTAGCAGCAACTCTTGCTTTAGCCCTTCTTTCATGATTAAATCAAAATTATACGATGGTACGAAGCGCGATCGCACCAACATGTTCAGGCGAATAAGCGATCGCACCCCAAAAGAGCAATCGCCTTTTCCTCTAAGAAATTAGCCTTCATCCCCTGGCTTATACTCTAGCCCTTCACCTTCACCGGGGACTATTTTTTGAGCAGTACCATTAAGAATTTGCTCCCACATCTCATCAAAGGTGATACCCCGCTTCTTAGCCAAATATTCCACCCGCTCTTTTATCAACTTGTCCCGCTCTTGGAGCTTGGCACATAGCAGGGATTGTGCCTGGACGACCTTGGTACGACCATTTACCCAAGCGTCCACGGTCAAAATATCATTGTAATATTCGCCAAGCGCTGGAATGGCTAATCTTTCATCCTTTCTGGGCATTTCATCCTTTCTGGGGTTTGATTCTACTACATCCATATTGCTACCTAAGCGCTTCTATTGTTCCAGATTTGCCCCAGAATTGGCACAAAAAAGGATTACTCAAATAGTTTATCCCAAGCTTGACCCAAGTATGGAACAAATACGCCCATAATTGATAGAATGCAAATGTACTGAGAAGCGATCGCCTTTTTTGTTTGGCAACGTGGGGCGATCGCTTGTCCCCTTTAAGTGAGACATTTTTCATTATGTCAGAGTTGATTTATAACAAGGTTCACCAAAAAGAAGACCTTGAAGAACTTGGAAGTATCAATAACGAGGTTATCAAGGTTGGTACTACTTCTTCTGATCCGTCCTTTGCTACTGAGTTTTTTGATCGTGACCCTGTAAACGCTGTTATCGCGGAAGCTTCCCCATTTGCTTGCTTAACTACTGCTCCAGGGGATTTAGATCCAAAATTTGTAGAATCTCATGGCGTTTATTTGCTGGGAGGTGGCGAATGAGTGCAGAAGAAAAAAAACGCGAGTATGTGCTGTCGGCGATCGCAGCCTACCCAACCCAGCAAGAAGCTGCGATCGCATTTGGGACGTGTCCGAGAGTGGTTTCACAATGGCATCGAAACAAAGCACAACCTAGAGAGTTAGCGGTTCGAGTTGTTCAGTTGCTGCTGGCTTTAAAAGATGCAGGGGTTGAGATACCACCACCGATAAATTTTTAAGTGAGTTGATTTTAGTCATTGCCCCTCTAGATGGAGGGGTTTTTAATTGAGTTAGATGTTTTTTGCACCAAAACTTAAGGCTCACAATCCTTGTAGACAGGGGGAAAACGCTGATTATTTGCAGCATTAGTCGGGTATAGGAGATAAACAATTTACTCCGAAGACCCAGCTTCAACAAACAGTTTGGTGCAAAAGATTAATCAATTTGACATTAAAAAGCAGTAGTTTTACTGCAAACTTTTGCAAATCTTTGATGCAAATTAGGAGGTAAAAAAAATTGGTATGCACATTACAAAAATCAGTTGACCGAGAGTTGAGGCAGTTTTATGAGGCTTTCATGGGGGATAGAGTTGCTGATACCACATGGCGAACCATAAAGCGATTTATCACAGAGACAGGATTGGAACTAAACTCAAACAATCTTCACGAATACGCACTTCTTAGAAAACGATACCCGAAACTTTCATTAACACCATTGGAGTTTAGAACTTTCTTAGTGGCAGTTGATAAAGCTCGAAATTCACTACCTCAGTTGATAAATGGTGAAGAATTTATCAGGTTACTAATTGCTCAAGAAATTAGACCAGACATTTCAACAATTTATAGGTGGTTTAAACAATCTGGTTCTAAATACAACAAATTATCCTGTTACTCAACTGAGGTAATGTTTGGTGTAATTTATCGGGCTGTTGTTTGGAAGTTTATTGAGACAAGGAGAAACAGAAAAAATGGCTAATTTACCATCTGGAGTCAGACGAGTTTACAACCATTTCTATAAACGTAAAGCTACTGGCGGAAACTCTTACACTCCCACGCCATCAGAAATTAAGGATTATTTAGAATCTCAGGGCTTTGGTTCTGATAACATGACCGAGGAACAATTCAATCAAACCATTAACCATTTCTCTTCATGTGAATTGTCTTTCCCTCAAGCAGAACAATCTGCTGAATTAATTAATCAGACTGGTGATGCTAGAGTTGATGATTTCTCTAGTGGCACACTAACTAAGCAGGAAAGGCACAGTATTGTCAGCAGTAAAGCTTCTCAGATGAATATTCAATTATCTGCTGATGATATCGATTATGTTGCTGACAGAATCGATATCCAAGTTGGCACGACGTTAGATGAGATATTGCATCAAACTGAAAGCCTCCTTTGTAAATATGCTGACTACAAACAGCAGGAGGGCATACAAAAAATTGATGCGATGTTTGGACGTGTTTATAACCATGTTCAGTCTAACAATGAGGATACATCGCAGCATATCTCTAGAGGATTGCAGCAGTTTGGGCGTGACATAGAACAGTCTGAAAAGGACTTTAAAAGCTCAATCTCAAATGCTCTCAGCCGCCTTAATATTCCAGGCGTTTCAGCGTAGAGTCGTACTGCTAATTGTTGCAGTTCTCTGGTTAATAGTAGGGTGTGCCTGGGCTGCAAGAAAGGCAAGCGATCGCTACTCCTATCACCAAACCCAGCAATTGAAAAAATATCACATACAAACGGGGGTATGGAATGAAGATAAAAAACCACATGAAAACTAAGGGCAGACGCATCCAAGCTAGGATGCAAAGTACCTTTGGAATTGATGCAGCTTTTTTAATTAAGTGCTGTGAAGGAGACGAAGCATCGCTAAAAAAGCTAGGGCAGATGGGGCGCGAGGGGGCATTGATTACTAAACTGATGCCTAAAGTTCAAGCAGCCGCGCTTTCAACAATTCAGGGAACACAGGATTTAAATGTTGGTATTGCTCAAGTTATTAAGCAGGCTGCTAGTTCATCAATGGCAATTGATAGAGCCTCGGCTGATGTGATGCTTGCCAACCAGCGCTATGGAAACGAGCGCAAAGAACTAGCGGCATCTTTTGCTACGTCTAAGCAAACTGAATCAATTCGTCATAGTCAGACAATTGACTACATCAAGCTTAATGCTTATATTGACCAACACATGATGCAGATTGATGGTGATGCTCGTCTTTTGGAGGCAAGTAATAAAGCAGAATTCCGGCAGATTGACGCTGCCACCGCAAGAAAAGATAGAGTTGCTGACCATTTATTAAAGTATGGCGACATATCTCAACCAGAATTGATACCCCAAAAGAACTATCTAGCAGGAAAGTTTGGGGAATCGTTAGCCAAAATTAAACGGGCAATTCTTGGATTTTAGTAAAAATATGGTGACACTCCCCTATGCTGTCAGAAGAATTAGAAGAACTGAGTGAAAGTGATGAAGGTGCTGTGTATGCGCCAGATACAGCGCTTCCCAAGGATTTAGTCGAGGTTTTGCAACTAGAAAAACAACGCAGAGAAGAAACCTTACTCGTCAGGAAAAAGATTCTCACGTTTTTTGTGAGTTGGACTTTTCACGCTACGGGAGTTGCGATCGCTAAATGGTGTTTGGTTATTGGCGGCGGTGGTGCTTTGTGGACGGCTGCAACGCTGTGTTTTACTGTTGCATTTGTGCCAACCTCATTTTTAATTTCTGGTATCAACATCAATTACATAGATGGTCAACTTCAAGTTTCAAATATGCAAAAAGCAGGTAACTTACTTGTTGGGGGAATAACTGCCAGCATTACCACTTACTTAGCAGTTAAGGACTATCAAATACTCGTCGATTTATCCAATCAAACCATAGCTCAGATTTCGGAAGATATTAGGACAATTCAAAAACAGCATCCCCAAACCGATCCGTGGCTGTCGATTGTCATTGCTGGGGTTTTGTTCTTTGGAGCAATATTTGCTCTTGGTGTAGCTAATCGGAGGTAAAGAGTTGAGTAAGGGTGTAGGTGCAGCTGTAGAACTGGGTATGATTGGGGCTTTGTTTGTAGCCGCTGTATCTTGCATCCTCTCTTCTCTTTCTAAACAGCCCTACGATCTAGTAGAAGTACGATTCTGTCCCCCGTCAGCAAACGGGTTTAACACCAAAGAGCAGAGGGAACTTAACAAGCAGTACTGCTCAATCCCCCGGTTTGTCTTGCGTGAGGAATGGGATATGAGGGGGCTATTTGGTTCTCGCTTGCCAGAACGTGAAGACGTGCAATTTAAGCGCCTGCTACCCACTGACAACCCCAATCAGCATTGGGCGCTAACTGGAACGGCTATAAGTCTTAGTGGCATAAGTTTGGTAATTTATATTCGTAACTCTTTGCTGCAATCTAAGTACTACAACTGGTTAGAAGACATTAAGACTACTAACTTTGAACTGTGGCAAGACAATAAATCACAACGAGATTTAAAAACAGTTGCTAGTCAATTAAATACTCAGTTCAAAGCTGATATCTACTCGGCTGTGGACAATCAAAATCGTGTTGAGGCTGGGTTAATTTCTACTGAGAGATTAGCACAGCAGCAGCAGATGCAAGACAATCTGGGCATGACCCAGTACGAGTTGGTGATTGCCGAATTCAGGAAAAAAATTGCCGAGGAACAATTAGGTGAAGCCAAGGCTGATAAAGAACGTCAAAAAATTTTGGGAGCCAAAGAAAGCCCCCCAATTTCCAAGTCAAATAAGCTTGAACTAGAGGAACAGTATCAATGGATTAATAAGCTTTTAAAGTTGCCCTTTAGGGTTTTAAGTGGTGAGCAGGGTTCTGGTAAATCTACCCTTGAGCGTTTGATGATTCGACTTCTCAAGGATGATGACTGGTATATTGTCATCATCAACCCCGAAACTAATCCTGCTGTTTGGTCTGGTGTTAAGGTACTTGCTGATGCCGAAGAAATTAACGAGTTTTTCGAGTCATTCCCCCAAACTATTAGAAGCCGCCAACAGCAAGCCAGAATCCTCAAAATTGACGAAGATGATTATTTAGAACATATCAAAGACAAGAGTGGGTTAGATGGCAAGGTAGCAATATTTCTCATGGAATCAAACACTTATGAAGTTCACGGTGTAGATGCTGATTTGTGGGCTAATTTTTTAAAGCAGTCGCTCACAAACATCAGAAAGTGGGGTTACACCGTTTGTCTAACTGCTCATAGTGACAATCAAACAAGTATCTCTACTAAGCTGAAAGGCTTTTCAGGGATGATTGACGATGCTCCTAGAGTTGATTGCATTGCTAAAGCGGGTGTTAATGGTGAAGCAACTTCTACGGGTAAAGCACTTTTAAAAATGAAAGGGGTACGAGATAAAGAACCCCTAGAAGTTGACCTTTACAACTATCCAAAAAGTAAAAATTTTGATAGTGAATTACCAGCACAATCACCCCCAACTCCAACTAAACAACAATCAACAGTTAGTGGTGGAGATTGGTATGAGGAGATGAAAAAATGGGTAAGCGAAGTAGGAAGACCATCATCAGTAAACGTGAAAGCAAAGTGGGAATCACTCACGGGTCACAGACTCAACAGCGAAGGGCTAAGAGAGCTAATGAAGTATCTGGGACTTTAAATTGGGATGCTCGTTATGGAGATATTAAGAAGTACAAAAAACAGTGTGCGTAGGCGTAGCCCGCCGCAGGCATCGCTCATCAATCTGTCAAAGGTTTATGCTGTGTCTGCCTCGTTCGTTCATCAGAGCAGTTGCATCATGCTAAATATGGGTGCGATCGCATTGGCGAAACTGTCTTTCCAGTCTGCTTTACTTGTCACGATGATGTGTGCCATTCCTCTAAGAATTGGCAGAGGGATAAAAGTAATCCTGTTTGGAACAACCAAAACACGCCAGAGTTTACAGAGCGCTTAAAACTTGGTTATCGGCTTTTATATGGTGGTATTGAATGAAACTTATCTGTAACTTCCTCGGTTAAATTGGGAAATATATAACTAGTGATAATTAGCTTTTTATGACAACTACACTCTTACTATCAAAATTCCTATACTGCCGCAACTGCCAAATGAAAACCCATCACTACAGAGATTTAAAATATGACTGGGGTTATAGCTGCCGTATCTGCCAAACTTGGCAGCATCAAAGCCAACTTGCATCAATTCAACAAGGTTATGCAGCTAAGGTAATTATTGAAGCACTTGGTAGTGAATATATTAGTTATTGTGACGGCACGCTAGAAGAATTTGTCGAGGCAGCCCAAGCCTTAGATATGGAATACGATTATCAACAAACCCAAGATGGATATGATTTTCAAGCGTGGCACTCAGATGATGAAGAGAATACAGCCAAGATACAGCTTTAAGTGTAGTTTACCGCCGCCACCACATCGCTCCTTATCCTCTAAGAAAATCATTGGTGTTCACTTTTCCTCTAAGAAAAATTATGAAGCGATTTTCAGATGATTCGACTGAGTTAATATTTGTGCTTCTGATTTTTATATGTTTTTTGGGTTTAGTAGTTGTCCCAAATGTTTATCTGGTTTTTTTTTGAATGATGCTCCTGTCGTCAAGCGTAAATAGTTAGTTTATGAAAGTGGGTTATTGGGGGGATAAAAATAATGATTTGTTTTACTTGTAGTATTGAGGCGGATGAGAGATTTTTTGAAGAGAATGATAATATATGTCCTGATTGTGGATCGTGGTTACCAAAAAAATTCAAAGTTCCAACAGAGCATAATCACGAAATGGGTTATGCAAGTAATTATCACCTTCAAAATTTAACTTGGGCAGAACATATTTCTATCTGTCCGGGGCAAACAGTTTACTCTGGATCGATGTATGCAAATGTAGCTGGTGAAATTTGCACTACTTACAAATATCCACATCAGTATAGAGAAGAAAGTCCATGCCTGTATCATGGGACAAGATATATCGGAAAAATAAGAAGTGATTAGCGATGCCTGCGGCTGTAAACTACGCTCAGGTAAAATTTAGTATAAAAGGGTTGATTTAAAGTCAAAAAATTTATGGATATAAACAGAGAAGCTTTATTAAGTATGACAGATGCAGTGTTTGAAAAATACTGTCGAAATGCTATATATAACGCAGGATTGGAACTGGAAGCAATGGGTCATAATCCTGAAATACCAATAGATGTCTGTATGCAAAAGTTACAGCAATTACAGGCGATGAATGAGCAATTTGCAGCAATACTCGCGGAGCGTGACGCTAGAAAAAAGAGCTAATCACTTGGTTTTGCGCTTCTTGACTGTTTCTATACCAGCGTATAGACAGTTTACCTTTCTTACGGGCGCGATCGCCCCTTCACTCCTTATCCTCTAAGAAAATATGAAAGCAAGAAAAATAACAGCAACATTTAAATACTGTAATTCAGATACACAAGAAGTTAAAACAGTTAACTGCTTGTTCACCGATAGAAATGAAATATATCAATTGACAAAAGTTTATGTAGTTGAATTTGGATATGAAGTGTTATTTTCAAAGGATAGTAATACGTTTCTAGTTAATGATTAATTATAGCGATCGCTCCTCTTTTCCTCTAAGAATATTGGTATGAAAAAGCCAGAATAGCATCGCTTATGCTCGACAAAGTGCAAGCGATCGCTTGCCGCACTCCTCAACGACAACAAAAAACCCCGGCGAAAGCAACCGAGGTAATTAGGAGAAGTCTAAATGTCAATAAGATACCGATACCAAAATCAATTTTTCTTAACTCACACTCAAGCCAACCAAAACTAGAGTGGTGACAATCAATGTAGCGAACACACCCTGTACGACATATTTGCGTTGCTCCCAAATTGCTGGGTACTCTGCATAGTGCATCTGGGGTTCGGTTGCATAGTTATTTAAAACGCCGTCTTCGTTAACTGTGGTATACATAATTTTTGGAAAATTTGTTACTTTATGTAAATTAATATAACAATATTGTTACAAATAGTCAATACAACTTGACAAATAATAGTGGATGTGGATTATAAGGCTTACTTATTTAGTTTGAGCAGAGGCAGGAGTAGGGCATAGACGCTTTTCGGCTTGTAGAGAAACATCGTGCAAGCCCAAGAGCGATCGCGTAGCGGTATAATCCCATAGTTAAAGCAACACACTGCCGTTGCGACACCCGCACCATGACTAAAACCACAGTTCACCTAGTCACTAGCATCCAGAATGTTACTTTGGTGGTGTTTCACACCGATGCCCATTGCTGGCAGTTTAGAGTGATTAGTCCTGGCGGTGCGGTGTTTGGAGAGCGCAAAATTTATTACACACCGGAAGCTGCGGAAAAGGCGGGACGGGAGTGGATTGACAAGGGTAGTTGAGGAGCGATCGCTTATTACACTATTTCTATCCTCTAAGAAAATATGACAACGATTTCACACTCTTTTTATATAATGAAGCCCCTTTGATTAGTAAAAGCAATCCGAGAGCGATCGCCCTTCATCCTCTAATAAAAATATAGAAGCGATCGCCTGTGCATTTCAAGTTTCTTAGAGGAAACTGTTAATCTCACTGCAAAGGGGCGATCGCACTTGATGCCCCAGTGATGAAGAACGCTTCAAAAATAAAGACACCCTCAGTAATTGTCTCATTATAGCCAGTTCAATCATTACTCTCGGTAGTTCAAAAATTCTTCCGAATTTACCCGGATGGCTGTTAATTTCTACGTGGCTAGGATGTAGCAAATGACATTTCACTTGCTATGTTATGTGGTGGACTTTGAGCTAGATGACCATCAAAAAACCCTTGGTGATAAACCAGCCTACGGTTGGCAAGCTCATTCGTGATCTGCGACTTGCCTTAGGGCTAACACAAGAACAGTTTGCAGCCTCTGTTGCCGTTACATATTCCACGATTAATCGTTGGGAAAATGGACGGTCTAAACCGTCGCCGATGGCGATGAAGCTTATTGAGCAGAAGCTTGATGAGATGGGCGCTCAGGGTCAGGATTTGTTGGTAAAGTATTTGCCGAATTAGTTGTTTGCTCAGTTTTGGTATGAGCAATGTCTACTTTAAAGGGCTGTTGGGTGCGATCGCAGAGATTATCGAATCCTCTAAGAATATCGGAAAGCCTACTGATATTGGCTACTGGATTGACGCTAGTCGCGCCATGAAGAGAACTTAATTACTAATACTAAGTAAATATAAAAAAGCGAAGGATTAAAAATCATGGGACAATGGATTGATTTTCAAAAAACTGTTAATCAAAGACTGCTGAGAGAAGACCTAGATAAAGAACAAACCAAAGTCAAAAACATGAAGACCAAGGGACACTCTCTTGTCCGGGGTATTGCTGGCTCTGGGAAATCCTTAGTATTAAGAAATAGAGTAGAGACAATAATTGAGGAATTTGATAACATTTTAATTCTTAGCTACAACCGTTTTATGAGTGGATGGCTCAAATCAAAGCTAAGAGAAAAAAATATTAGCAGGAAAGTAACTTGCAATACCTTTCACAGTTGGGCTTATCGTAATTTAAACTATGATTATAAATTTGATAGTAATGATGAATTAAGAACGCAAATTATAGATTTTGCTAAAAATTCAGATTTAAAATATCAAGCTATTTTAGTAGATGAAGCACAAGATTTCTATGATGAATGGTTTCGTGCTTTGCTAGAAATTTTAGATGATGATACAAAATCTTTATTTTTTGTCTACGATAATACTCAATCAGTATATGGACAATCTCACAGAAGAAAGCAAGATTGGACATGGCGAAAGCTGGGAATTGATGTTGTGGGGCGTTCTCAAATATTTGATGTTAACTATAGAAACTCCCCTGAAATTCTAGAATTGGCTTGGGAATTTATACTTGGAGCCTTATCAGAAGTCAATATGAAAGTGTCTAAAAAAGAACAAGCTGGAGGTAGAATAGGCGACATTATTCAGCCCAAAAAGAAAAATTCCAGAAGTTCAAATATTAAACCAGCTTTATGGCAAATTTCTGATGAAGCGATGCCAGCTAAAATTGCACAGCAAGTCAAACTTGCCTTATCAAGCCATAAAGAATCTTCAATTGGTGTTTTAGTGCATCCACAGAATTGGAGACTAAAGAATATAATCAGCACAGAATTATCAAAGCTAAATATTGAACACCATGCCCCCAAAGGTTCTACAGACAGAGATATGAATGTAGTCGATAGACCTTTTGTAATTGTTGACTCTTGGAATGCCTTAAAAGGTGTTGAATTTGATGCGGTTATCATTGCTGGATTAGATGAAGCTAATGAATACCCAGATGATCTAGATAAGGATTTTCAAGAAAAAGCAGGAATTTACACAGCCATGACTAGGGCAAGAGATCATTTAGTTATGCTGTATGATTCCAAGAATTCAATTGTTGACATTATGGAAAATGCTCTAAATGCTCCTGAACAGTTGGAGAGTGAAGACTAAAACAGTCATCTTGCTATTTGTAGCGATCGCTACCCAATTCTTAGAGTAAACCCCAAGCGATCGCACCCATTAAAAACCGTATAAACATCTATCATTTATGGCTACTCTAATTCCCTCATTTAATAGTTGCTCAATGCGGATGACCTCTGGCGAGAGGAGGTTAGCGCAGCGTTTGGAGGAAAAATTAGAAGATGATTACCTGCTATGGTATGACGTGCCAGTGGGTAAGAAACAGCTGCATCCAGATTTCATTGTGCTGCATCCCAGCCGGGGCTTGTTCATCCTTGAGGTGAAAGACTGGAAGTTAGACACTATTGAAAATATCAACCCGTCCACAGTCACACTGCTTACTGAAGATGGAATAAAGGAAGTTAAACACCCATTACAACAAGCCAGAGATTATGCCCTAGCAGTCAACAACATTCTAGAAAAAGATCCCGCCCTAGTGCAGCAAGAAGGTAAATATCAAGGTAAGCTGGTTATCCCCTACGGTTATGGCGTAGTTTTGACCAACATTAACCGCAAGGATTTTAACAACAGTGAACTACCCGCAGTGTTTGAGGAACACTTAGTTATCTGCAAAGATGAAATTCTCCCAAGCACAGACGCAGGGGAATTTCAGCAACGGCTTTGGGATTTATCAGCATATCAATTTGGTAAAACCCTCAGCAGTAGTCAAATAGATAGAATTCGTTGGCACATCTTCCCAGACTTGCGGATTACTGCCAAACAGTTATCTTT includes the following:
- a CDS encoding ATP-binding protein: MSKGVGAAVELGMIGALFVAAVSCILSSLSKQPYDLVEVRFCPPSANGFNTKEQRELNKQYCSIPRFVLREEWDMRGLFGSRLPEREDVQFKRLLPTDNPNQHWALTGTAISLSGISLVIYIRNSLLQSKYYNWLEDIKTTNFELWQDNKSQRDLKTVASQLNTQFKADIYSAVDNQNRVEAGLISTERLAQQQQMQDNLGMTQYELVIAEFRKKIAEEQLGEAKADKERQKILGAKESPPISKSNKLELEEQYQWINKLLKLPFRVLSGEQGSGKSTLERLMIRLLKDDDWYIVIINPETNPAVWSGVKVLADAEEINEFFESFPQTIRSRQQQARILKIDEDDYLEHIKDKSGLDGKVAIFLMESNTYEVHGVDADLWANFLKQSLTNIRKWGYTVCLTAHSDNQTSISTKLKGFSGMIDDAPRVDCIAKAGVNGEATSTGKALLKMKGVRDKEPLEVDLYNYPKSKNFDSELPAQSPPTPTKQQSTVSGGDWYEEMKKWVSEVGRPSSVNVKAKWESLTGHRLNSEGLRELMKYLGL
- the psb34 gene encoding photosystem II assembly protein Psb34: MYTTVNEDGVLNNYATEPQMHYAEYPAIWEQRKYVVQGVFATLIVTTLVLVGLSVS
- a CDS encoding helix-turn-helix domain-containing protein, which produces MINQPTVGKLIRDLRLALGLTQEQFAASVAVTYSTINRWENGRSKPSPMAMKLIEQKLDEMGAQGQDLLVKYLPN
- a CDS encoding UvrD-helicase domain-containing protein, which gives rise to MGQWIDFQKTVNQRLLREDLDKEQTKVKNMKTKGHSLVRGIAGSGKSLVLRNRVETIIEEFDNILILSYNRFMSGWLKSKLREKNISRKVTCNTFHSWAYRNLNYDYKFDSNDELRTQIIDFAKNSDLKYQAILVDEAQDFYDEWFRALLEILDDDTKSLFFVYDNTQSVYGQSHRRKQDWTWRKLGIDVVGRSQIFDVNYRNSPEILELAWEFILGALSEVNMKVSKKEQAGGRIGDIIQPKKKNSRSSNIKPALWQISDEAMPAKIAQQVKLALSSHKESSIGVLVHPQNWRLKNIISTELSKLNIEHHAPKGSTDRDMNVVDRPFVIVDSWNALKGVEFDAVIIAGLDEANEYPDDLDKDFQEKAGIYTAMTRARDHLVMLYDSKNSIVDIMENALNAPEQLESED